In the Streptomyces sp. BHT-5-2 genome, one interval contains:
- a CDS encoding RDD family protein, which translates to MSAPTSGSAGGSPTPGFYPDPSIPGYIRYWNGAAWVPGTSRPAPAEGEPMPAPPPGTAPAAPAAVEETGPVFLDEAGPSGAGHAVVRPHDDAEAPGASGGGPEGASGWHADAARQSGFGEDGRVSWGAPGQAPGGAPAGGASWGALPPQRTAETDRAAAGEAPGAAPSAPDAPADGTVTIRAVDPGARRGSGDQGTTAIRAVRPQNAAAGDAAGKAPAADHGTTAFRAVRPDAGEGGRPAARNETMAFRLPAGERPAAGPAGGAPQSLPATGTPSQQPSAQQPPAPQAPRPAPPQAAQQPPAAAPAPSPAFPAQGAAGDDGVIPWKPPTADVFFAAAQAAQGHPAPLGRRLAARLIDTAVLALVTLAVALPLWSTVTDHIDAKVEAAKQSGRQVTVYLVDGTTAPVFLTILAVVLIGGGLYEVLPTLKWGRTLGKKLCGLRVLDIESHDTPETAQAVKRWLVYGVLGVVVVGVVNALWCVFDKPWRQCWHDKAARTFVASEAAAD; encoded by the coding sequence ATGAGCGCCCCTACCTCAGGATCCGCCGGCGGCAGCCCCACGCCAGGCTTCTACCCGGACCCGTCCATCCCCGGCTACATCCGGTACTGGAACGGTGCCGCATGGGTGCCGGGCACCAGCCGCCCGGCCCCCGCCGAGGGCGAGCCGATGCCGGCGCCGCCGCCCGGCACGGCTCCGGCGGCCCCCGCCGCCGTCGAGGAGACCGGCCCGGTCTTCCTGGACGAGGCCGGCCCGTCCGGCGCCGGACACGCGGTCGTGCGCCCGCACGACGACGCCGAGGCCCCCGGCGCGAGCGGCGGCGGCCCGGAGGGGGCGTCCGGCTGGCACGCCGACGCCGCCCGGCAGTCCGGCTTCGGCGAGGACGGCCGGGTCTCCTGGGGCGCGCCCGGCCAGGCCCCCGGCGGCGCGCCGGCCGGCGGCGCCTCCTGGGGCGCGCTCCCGCCGCAGCGCACGGCGGAGACCGACCGGGCCGCGGCCGGCGAGGCGCCCGGCGCCGCCCCGTCCGCGCCGGACGCCCCGGCCGACGGGACGGTCACCATCCGCGCCGTGGACCCCGGGGCCCGCCGCGGTTCCGGCGATCAGGGGACCACCGCGATCCGCGCGGTCCGGCCCCAGAACGCCGCCGCCGGGGACGCCGCCGGCAAGGCGCCCGCCGCGGACCACGGCACCACCGCCTTCCGCGCGGTCCGGCCGGACGCCGGCGAGGGCGGCCGCCCGGCGGCCCGCAACGAGACGATGGCCTTCCGGCTGCCGGCGGGCGAGCGGCCCGCGGCCGGCCCGGCCGGCGGCGCGCCGCAGTCCCTGCCCGCCACCGGGACGCCGTCCCAGCAGCCGTCCGCCCAGCAGCCGCCGGCCCCGCAGGCGCCCCGCCCGGCCCCGCCGCAGGCCGCCCAGCAGCCCCCGGCCGCCGCCCCGGCGCCCTCGCCCGCCTTCCCGGCGCAGGGCGCCGCCGGCGACGACGGCGTCATCCCCTGGAAGCCGCCGACCGCCGACGTCTTCTTCGCCGCCGCGCAGGCCGCCCAGGGCCACCCGGCGCCGCTCGGCCGCCGGCTGGCGGCCCGGCTGATCGACACCGCGGTGCTGGCCCTGGTCACCCTCGCGGTGGCGCTGCCCCTGTGGTCCACGGTCACCGACCACATCGACGCCAAGGTCGAGGCGGCCAAGCAGTCCGGCCGCCAGGTGACGGTGTATCTGGTCGACGGCACCACCGCCCCCGTCTTCCTGACGATCCTGGCCGTCGTCCTGATCGGCGGCGGCCTCTACGAGGTGCTGCCGACCCTCAAGTGGGGCCGCACGCTGGGCAAGAAGCTCTGCGGCCTGCGGGTGCTGGACATCGAGAGCCACGACACGCCGGAGACCGCGCAGGCGGTCAAGCGCTGGCTGGTCTACGGCGTGCTCGGGGTCGTCGTGGTCGGCGTGGTCAACGCCCTGTGGTGCGTGTTCGACAAGCCGTGGCGGCAGTGCTGGCACGACAAGGCGGCCCGTACCTTCGTCGCCTCCGAGGCGGCGGCCGACTGA
- a CDS encoding SsgA family sporulation/cell division regulator — protein MHTSVERELELNMVLSPERSIPVPARLVYRTDDPYAVHVTFHVGSDAPVHWTFARELLVEGVFRPSGEGDVRVWPTKLDGRSLVCMALSSPDGDALLEAPAAAVSAWLERTLRIVPPGSEGPHLGLDKGLSALLALASRDDAGPTDPWPADGAEPGA, from the coding sequence ATGCACACCTCGGTGGAACGCGAACTGGAACTGAACATGGTCCTGTCGCCGGAGCGCAGCATTCCGGTGCCGGCCCGGCTGGTCTACCGGACGGACGACCCGTACGCCGTCCATGTCACCTTCCACGTCGGGTCGGACGCCCCGGTCCACTGGACGTTCGCCCGCGAACTGCTCGTCGAGGGCGTGTTCCGGCCGTCCGGCGAGGGCGACGTGCGGGTCTGGCCGACGAAGCTGGACGGCCGCAGCCTGGTCTGCATGGCGCTGTCCTCGCCGGACGGCGACGCGCTGCTGGAAGCGCCTGCCGCCGCGGTGTCGGCCTGGCTGGAGCGCACCCTGCGGATCGTGCCGCCGGGCTCGGAGGGCCCGCACCTCGGTCTCGACAAAGGGCTGAGCGCGCTGCTCGCGCTGGCCTCCCGGGACGACGCCGGGCCGACCGACCCCTGGCCGGCGGACGGGGCCGAGCCGGGGGCGTGA
- a CDS encoding RDD family protein encodes MSTDQPRPGPGEPPENDPFLKQPQEPPAGGAPHDDAPRNGSPHGAGPGEGAGPPPPAGPPPPGGAPPPGGAPPPPPPGAGPPPSYGGGPYGGPSGGGPYGSGEYGADPLAGMPPLANRGKRLLARIIDAIIIGVPVTLIMSAIVGWVDYFSTTSAETSKQATVSGVAMLVYLIYEGVMLSTRGQTVGKMAMRIRVAMLADGSIPTPQAAWTRAAVYTLPEIVPCCGFIFWLVNVLWCTWDQPYHQCLHDKAARTVVVATD; translated from the coding sequence ATGAGTACCGACCAGCCCCGGCCCGGCCCCGGTGAACCGCCCGAGAACGATCCGTTCCTGAAGCAGCCGCAGGAGCCCCCGGCGGGCGGCGCTCCGCACGACGACGCCCCGCGCAACGGCTCCCCGCACGGCGCCGGCCCGGGCGAGGGCGCCGGTCCTCCGCCGCCCGCCGGCCCCCCGCCGCCGGGCGGCGCTCCACCCCCGGGCGGCGCCCCGCCCCCGCCGCCCCCCGGTGCCGGCCCCCCGCCGTCCTACGGCGGCGGCCCGTACGGCGGGCCCTCGGGAGGCGGCCCCTACGGCTCGGGGGAGTACGGGGCCGATCCCCTGGCCGGAATGCCGCCGCTGGCCAACCGCGGCAAGCGGCTGCTGGCCCGGATCATCGACGCGATCATCATCGGCGTCCCGGTCACCCTGATCATGAGCGCGATCGTCGGCTGGGTGGACTACTTCAGCACCACCAGCGCGGAGACCAGCAAGCAGGCGACGGTGTCCGGCGTGGCGATGCTGGTGTACCTGATCTACGAGGGGGTGATGCTGAGCACCCGCGGTCAGACGGTCGGCAAGATGGCGATGCGGATCCGGGTCGCGATGCTCGCCGACGGCTCGATCCCGACCCCGCAGGCCGCCTGGACCCGGGCCGCGGTCTACACCCTGCCGGAGATCGTCCCGTGCTGCGGCTTCATCTTCTGGCTGGTCAACGTCCTGTGGTGCACCTGGGACCAGCCGTACCACCAGTGCCTGCACGACAAGGCGGCCCGCACGGTGGTGGTCGCGACGGACTGA
- a CDS encoding NAD(P)/FAD-dependent oxidoreductase has translation MSANRTSEATEAAAADTYDVIVLGGGPTGENLADRVHAGGLSAVLVEHELVGGECSYWACMPSKALLRPVTARSEARRVPGLRDAAAGPLDAPAVLAHRDAIVSYWKDDGQVRWLDSAGIDLVRGRGRLVGPRRVAVDGGRTLVARHAVAVCTGSRPVLPDVPGLAEAGPWTSRDATSAKSVPGRLVIVGGGVVGVEMATAWRALGAAVTLLVRGDGLLPRMEPFAGQLVAESLAEAGVTLRTGVAVREVRREAPGRPFTVHLGTGDALIADELLIATGRAPRTEDLGLETVGLTPGGWLEVDETLRVTGVPGGWLYAAGDVNHRALLTHQGKYQARIAGAAIAARALGVPVLESDRWGAHSASADRHAVPQVVFSDPEAAAVGLSAAEAERAGYRIRVVDHDLGAVAGAFLYADGYRGRARMVVDLDREVLLGATFVGPGVGELLHSATVAVAGEVPIARLWHAVPAYPTISEVWLRLLETYRGD, from the coding sequence ATGTCAGCGAACCGGACGAGCGAGGCGACGGAAGCGGCCGCCGCCGACACCTACGACGTCATCGTGCTGGGCGGCGGGCCGACCGGCGAGAACCTCGCCGACCGGGTGCACGCCGGCGGTCTGAGCGCGGTGCTGGTGGAGCACGAACTCGTCGGCGGCGAGTGCTCCTACTGGGCCTGCATGCCCAGCAAGGCGCTGCTGCGTCCGGTCACCGCCCGCTCCGAGGCACGCCGGGTGCCGGGGCTGAGGGACGCGGCGGCCGGGCCGCTGGACGCGCCCGCCGTCCTCGCCCACCGCGACGCGATCGTCTCCTACTGGAAGGACGACGGGCAGGTCCGCTGGCTGGACTCCGCCGGCATCGACCTCGTCCGCGGCCGGGGGCGGCTGGTCGGGCCGCGGCGGGTGGCCGTCGACGGCGGACGGACACTGGTCGCCCGGCACGCGGTCGCGGTCTGCACCGGCAGCCGGCCGGTGCTGCCGGACGTCCCCGGGCTGGCCGAGGCCGGGCCGTGGACCAGCCGGGACGCCACCAGCGCCAAGTCCGTGCCGGGCCGGCTGGTGATCGTCGGCGGCGGGGTGGTGGGCGTCGAGATGGCGACCGCCTGGCGGGCGCTGGGCGCCGCGGTGACGCTCCTGGTGCGCGGCGACGGTCTGCTGCCCCGTATGGAGCCGTTCGCCGGGCAGTTGGTCGCCGAGTCGCTGGCCGAGGCGGGGGTGACCCTGCGGACCGGCGTGGCCGTGCGCGAGGTGCGGCGGGAGGCACCGGGCCGGCCGTTCACCGTCCACCTCGGCACGGGGGACGCGCTCATCGCCGACGAGCTGCTGATCGCGACCGGCCGCGCCCCGCGCACCGAGGACCTGGGGCTGGAGACCGTCGGCCTGACGCCGGGCGGCTGGCTGGAGGTGGACGAGACCCTGCGGGTCACCGGCGTGCCCGGCGGCTGGCTCTACGCCGCCGGCGACGTCAACCACCGCGCCCTCCTCACCCACCAGGGCAAGTACCAGGCCCGGATCGCCGGCGCCGCGATCGCCGCCCGGGCCCTCGGGGTCCCGGTCCTGGAGTCCGACCGCTGGGGCGCGCACAGCGCCAGCGCGGACCGGCACGCCGTCCCCCAGGTCGTCTTCAGCGACCCCGAGGCCGCCGCGGTGGGCCTGAGCGCCGCCGAGGCCGAGCGCGCCGGGTACCGGATCCGCGTCGTCGACCACGACCTGGGCGCGGTGGCCGGCGCGTTCCTGTACGCCGACGGCTACCGCGGCCGCGCCCGGATGGTCGTCGACCTGGACCGCGAGGTGCTGCTGGGCGCCACCTTCGTCGGGCCGGGCGTCGGCGAGCTGCTGCACTCGGCCACCGTCGCGGTCGCCGGCGAGGTCCCGATCGCACGCCTCTGGCACGCGGTCCCGGCCTACCCGACGATCAGCGAGGTCTGGCTGCGGCTGCTGGAGACGTACCGCGGCGACTGA
- a CDS encoding VOC family protein — protein sequence MNAAPLHWKLVVDAHDPHAQADFWAGALRYEIEDHSALVGRLLGLGAVTAESVVDHHGRRAWRDAAAVRHPDDPFDPDSGTGLGRRLLFNRIPRGETEAGKNRLHIDLHGPAGRRDAEAERLCALGARVRRKVVEPAGEWVVMTDPEGNEFCLH from the coding sequence ATGAACGCTGCACCCCTGCACTGGAAACTCGTCGTCGACGCCCACGACCCGCATGCCCAGGCCGACTTCTGGGCGGGCGCGCTCCGTTACGAGATCGAGGACCACAGCGCCCTCGTCGGCCGGCTCCTCGGTCTCGGCGCCGTGACGGCCGAGAGCGTCGTCGACCACCACGGCCGGCGCGCCTGGCGGGACGCGGCGGCGGTCCGCCACCCCGACGACCCCTTCGACCCGGACAGCGGCACGGGGCTCGGGCGGCGGCTGCTCTTCAACCGCATACCGCGCGGGGAGACCGAGGCGGGGAAGAACCGGCTGCACATCGATCTGCACGGCCCTGCGGGGCGGCGGGACGCGGAGGCGGAGCGGCTCTGCGCCCTCGGCGCCCGGGTCCGGCGCAAGGTCGTCGAACCGGCCGGCGAGTGGGTGGTGATGACGGACCCGGAGGGCAATGAATTCTGCCTGCACTAG
- a CDS encoding ribosomal protein L7/L12, giving the protein MNTYTAFAVFVLAVAMLVTSLDRRTKPLERRLARLERKVDLVMAHLGVEEVPDARMAEIDALLAQDKKIAAIKLYRELTGAGLVEAKEAVERRMR; this is encoded by the coding sequence ATGAACACCTACACCGCGTTCGCCGTCTTCGTGCTGGCCGTCGCCATGCTCGTCACCTCCCTCGACCGCCGTACCAAGCCGCTGGAGCGGCGGTTGGCGCGGCTGGAGCGGAAGGTGGACCTGGTGATGGCCCACCTCGGGGTGGAGGAGGTGCCGGACGCGCGGATGGCCGAGATCGACGCGCTGCTCGCGCAGGACAAGAAGATCGCGGCGATCAAGCTCTACCGCGAGCTGACCGGCGCCGGTCTCGTCGAGGCGAAGGAGGCCGTCGAACGCCGGATGCGGTGA